In the genome of Pseudanabaena mucicola str. Chao 1806, the window GAGTGGCGATCGGCTGGTGATGATAGCAAGGAGTTTTGTTATTCCTGCGGTGTATCCCTAGATCCGAAAACTGCAAAATGGCAGGTTCTCCGATTTATGTTTGAGCGACCTTCACAACGCCGCCAATCATCTTCAGGAGAGGGAAGACCACATATTTGTACTTCTTGCTCTGCGCTTGCTTTTGCGTCTCCGCTAAAAGTAACTGATGAAAGTATCATTCTGAAGCTGACATCAGTTAAGGGTGACAGAGATTCAGTATCGATTAAAGACTATGTGCGGATGCTCACTAATAAAGAAATGCACCTTAGCGGGGGGCGTTATCTGGTCTTAGCGTCTGATCGCACAGGAGGAGGAGATATAGCCGCGCAAAAAATGGGACAGGTGCAATATGCAATGGCAAAAGTCGCTTCGATTTTTCCAGTCGAGGTATTGACGGACTTTAACTTTTCGTTAATTGTCCAAAGTAGCCAACCTATTAATTTACAAAGTCGGCATTTGCTCTTTATTAAAGGAGTAATGGAAGGTTACAGCCAGTCCATTATTATCTCTGGCAAAGATATCAACATGACTTTAGGCGATGCAGTTCGCTACATCGATCAAGACTTGCCGATTCTTGCAGAGTACACGCTAACCAAAATTTCTGCACCCTATGGGCAACTGGAGCTTGAAAAGGTTCGTGAAGCATATTGGTTAGAGATTCAAAAAGATTTACAAGCTATAGGAGTTTCTATGGAATCAGAAAATCAATTATTAAAACGGGCTAGGTTATATCGAGATGTCGCTGCACTAACTGGTTTAACCTATGCCTTTGCTCAGTCTCTTGAAAATACCGCTAAAGCAGCATCTATGAAAATAGAAGATATTGAGCGTGAGGTAAGCAAACTGATCGAGAAAGTGGATGATGCAGTTGCTTTTTGCTATTACGCGACTTTGGGAGATGAAACCAAGAAAAGCGTCCAATCTCGACTCTATCGCAGTCCTTACAACTACTTTGTCTACGATCAAACTAAGGCTTTGCTTGAAAAGTTAGGCTTGAGCGATCGAGAAACAACCGAAACAGATAAACAGCAAACTTATCTTGCGCTCTATGCTGATGATGTTTTGAGTGCCTACACTCACTTTGCAGAAAATGGTTACTCACAGCCTAAAGACTGGAATGATTTGACCTATCAACTCAAGCTTTCACTCTACACAAGATTCCCTGAACTCGTTCGCAAACTTAAAACTAAAGGAGATAAATAATGTCTACTGGATTACCTGCTACTGATGCTCAAAATCCTCGGATGCACTTTGATATCTACGCTATTTTGGAAGGCTCACAAGAGCTTTATCTCGGACATGAAGTACAAGTCAACATCAATCTTGTGGAAGTTGTCAAACTTCAAACCACCGATGGCAAATCTATTGAGAAATGCTACATTTCGCCAACAAAGCGTAGAGGAGTTGAACGGCGAAGTCTGATTTGGTCGCCTGTCAAGAGTGGTACTTTATTGGGTGACAAGCTTAAATGTGGTATTCCTGAAACTTGCGCTCAACCTGAATGTCCTATCTGCTCAACATTTGGCGGTTTGATTGCAGGGAAGAAAACACTAATTGGGCGCGTAACCCATAGCGGCGGCGTTGCTGTGCAAGAGCTTTATCCTGTGGACAAGCAGAGAGCAATGCACCCTGCTAGATTAGTCAATCAGAAAGAAGAGACACCAATTCCATTCAAGCGTCAGTACAATCAGCCAGGGCTAATTTATCCTGTTTACAATCACGCTCTAAGTATTACTGAAAAAGAGTTTGCGGCTGTCGCCTATGCTTTTCTAGATTCATTGGCGCGGATCGGGTCAGGAAATCCTAAAGGGGTTTCCCTTGCAGAAGATTCTACTAAAAAGCCTTTGCTAGTATTCGATCGCTATCTTGTCCCTAGAGGCAAACGCCCGATCATTTCGCCATCTGTCACCAATGCAGCCGATGCGATCGCCGATTTTCAGCGCTTGGCACAAACACCCACAGCAAATACTGATCATATTTCAGAGCCACTTTTTGATCGTTGGATTGGTGATGCAGCTTTGGAAAAATTACAAGAATATGCTGGCGACTTTGTAAATCGAGTTTTACAGGCATCTTAACTATGTACTGCCTAGAATTTACGATTAAACCAACGGCGGCGATGACATTTCGCATCTTACCAGGTTCAATTCTCAATATTGCTACTTATCCGTTTGTACCGCCAACTACCTTGTCGGGATACTTACGCAGATTAGCAATGTTGAGCGCAGGGCAGGAACTCCCAGAAACTAGGGTTAACAACGAAAATCCACCTGTTTATGCTTTGCCATCTAAATATCTGAGTTTAGGTGCTTACCCTAAACTAGACGCATGGAGTGGCATTCATCGCACTTATCGCAAGGGTATGAGAAGCTTTAACCATGATGATTTCTCTAAACTCTATGTTGATGGCAAAGGTGAAGATTTTCAACTGCATACTTGGGAATACCTAATCGTTGATGAGCTTGTGGGTTATGTTGCTGCCGAATCTTTGGAAGGATTAGAACACTTTCAAGATCTTGTTGGCTATGGTTGCAAAATCGGAAAGGAAGGATATGCCTACATTACTGATATTTCCGATCAGCCCATAGAACTAGAGTTAGTAACAACTGCGGCACATCCTTCCACGATTTTACCGATGGAAGCTTTGCTAAATAGCAATCAATTTATCGGTGGATGCGATATCTATAACCTTTATCGCTACGAGTGGGAAAATGGCGATCGCTCTTTACCTTTTGGCGATGGTTTTCTAGACAGTGAGCCAACACCAGTTAAAGGCTTTACCCCTTTTGTCTGTGCCTATTTTCCTAGACCAATCGATCCACCGCCAAGAATTGATTATTACACCAATGGCGAGATCTATATTCCTGCATCTCTTGTCAATCTTTTAAGAGAGGAAACCTATGTCTAAAAGATCATTTGACTTTGGGCGCGTCTTTTTTCCTAAAAATGGTCATAAAATCCCCCAAGAGATTCTTTTTCAACCGTTAGGAAATCATGTTAGCAATGTGAGAAAGCTAGTTCATTATTGGAATCTAGAAGATTTTCCTACTGCTAATCCTTTAGAATCTCAAAAGCGAGTTTCTTTGGCTGCACATTTACACGATATTGGTAAACCTCAAAAATTTAAGCTTACTCTTAAGCTTGACTCAAAGAAGCAGCCTGAATTTTCCTACTCATTTAGAGGACATCGATTTTTAGCTGAATCACCCAACCAGCCTTGGGTTGAAATGTTGGCTAAAGGACATCATGATTTTTCTGTTGGAGATATTTGTAGAGATACTTACATCTTGAAGAATCTCGCTGCAAAGCTTAGTAAAGAGCATCCAAATTTGGAGATAGCTGAGAGATACAAGGATATTCTAACCCTTGATTCTTTCGCTTATGCAAGAGAACTCTTCATCCTTGAAATGTGCGATCAAATTGAAGCTGAGATTGCCTGTCGCTTTTTTGAAGATAAAGAACAGGCAGAATCACGAGCTTTTATGGATTTTAACATCACTGAAGAAGATTCAGAAAAAGGTACTTACTATATTGATCCTTGGATTTTCAAGCAAGATGAATTTGAACTTACCCTTGCTCATTGGGTAATGCCTACTCCTGAAAGCCTCAAAAAAGCACTTGAAGCAGTTAATGATAAGACCCAAGATTCACAGCTAACTGACCAACTCAACCAAGCTGTTAAGGAATGGTGGCAGTCGCAATCGACTCAAGTGAAATCTCTGATCAATCATGTCAAAATTAGACGATTGCCTAAAGATAATTTAGAAAAGTCAGATCCGCTAAAACTTTACCAAGTGTTAGGTAAAGAGCCTTTCTCTCCAAACAAAATGCAGAAAGACTTAGCGGAAGCTCTCGATCCTATTAACAATCCAAATCCTGCAATTATTCTGAAAGCTCCTACAAGTTCTGGCAAAACAGAAGCTATTCTATTCCCCGCACTGGCTAATGATTATCGTCTATTTCTAGTTTTGCCTACTCGTAGCCTATTAGAAGATCAGAAAGAAAGAATTGAATCATACTTAATTCGGGTTTCTAACTTGACCGAAAATAAGGATCGGGAAATTTCTCTAGTTGTCGATACTGGCGCACAAATGGATCGCTGGTTGTTTACTAATGGTGCAATATCAAAGCCTAAAGTGAACTCAAGAAGACATCTTTACAAAGGGAATGTGATTTTGACAACATTAGATAAATTTCTTTATCGCTACTTTTCCTTTGGTGACAAACAAAAATCTTTCGTTTTCCCTCATCGCATTCACCATAGTAATCATGGCAAAACTCTAATTTGCTTTGACGAGTCTCATAGTTATGATGAGGTCGCATTTACTAACTTCTCTAGCTTGGTAAAGTCACTCTACGAAGCAGGGCGATCGCTTGTTTTGATGACTGCAACTATGCCCGAAGAATTGTCAAAACAGCTAGATTATCTAGAAACTTTTGACTACATTAATCATCCTGAGCTAAATAAATATCATCGAGAGCGTGATTTTGAATGGTTTAGTAATGTATCGCGTGACAAAGAAAACCTTGAGGATTTTCAAAACAATTTCACTCAAATCATTCTCAATGAGTGGAATGCAAAACCTAATCGCCGCATTCTTGCAGTTGTTGAAACTGTTAAAGATGCAGTTGAAATATACAAGAACTTAAAAGATATCCTCAATGTTGTCTCAACAGATGACAGATTCTTATTTCTCTATCATGGTCGCATAGCCGATCAACTCAGACCAGAGCTATACAAACAAATCAAGCAAAGAGATGATCTTGGACAGCCTTATATTTTAGTTACTACCAGTGCGATCGAGGTTGGCTGCGATCTCAATTCTGAAGTTCTTATATCTGAGATATGCCCCCCTGAAAATTTGATTCAGAGAGCAGGACGTTGTAATCGCAAAGGCAATATAAAAGATGCAAAAGTTATCTTAGTCGGTGACAAAATTCAAGATTTTGCAAATAGTCTCGATGATGACAGCTGGACAAATTATGCAGAGACGTTAGTTAACCTAATTAACTTCGACTCTAAGCAAATCTCTGAATGTATCTCACGCTCTGAGCATATCGATGATTATCGAGTTGTTGAGCTATTCTCAATGCTTCATGAATATGTTTACGGCGCTGACTTAACCTGTCAACCAATTCATAAAAAAGGTTTGATTCCTACACGCAGTTGGACACCTTCAGTCACTTTAGAAATTGTGACTGAAAATCTAAATAACAACATGGAATATATGGAATCAAAAAAATACAAAACTCATAGTATTTCTATTCCTGTTGATCGTCTAGCTCGTAAAAATGATCAAGTCTATGCCAGTATTTCTGTATATGAGAGACGGTATAACCAAGAGACTTCTGAATGGAATCATGAACATCCTCTAACATGGGGCGAAGCCTATCGCAAAGACATTACCGTTAAAATTTCTCCTGAAGGAGAAGGCGCACAATTTGATACTAAAGAGCCTTATCCATACGATCCTGAAATTGGGTTTGAACATCTACCCAAGATTTTCACTGCTAAATGGGTTGATGGTGCAGATATTAAACTTAAATACGAAGATGACAAACATAAAGCTATTATCTGGTACACAAAGTCAATGGAAACTGAGACTTATTTTGACAAAAACAAATCTTCGACTTCAAAAAACAAAGATTCACCGACAGTAGAGGAACTATGACTATTCAAGAACTATGCGATCGCCTGTCACAATTTCCACCCGACACACCAGTTGTCGTCAAAGGCTATGAAGCTGGATTTAACGATGTGAATCAAATCGAACCATTAGAAATACAGCTTAATGTCAATACGATCTGGTTTTATGGCGCTCATGGCACAAACGATCATCAACATGAACCCATTGAAGGCATCCCAATGACTCCAGTTGTCTATCTGCATGGAGTCAACCACATCGCCGATGAAGATTGGCATAATCGCTAACTAACAGATGGCAAAAGACAAAATGCTTGTTAGACAACCTGATCTCACCTACTCAGAATATCTCGCCTATGAACAAGATAGCCCCACTAAGCATGAATTTGTCAATCGACAAGTTTTTGCAATGGCTGAGGAAGATGAAAATCATAATTTGATTGTTGGCAATCTAGTTGGTTGTATCCATCCACATTTGCGCGGTACTGGCTCTCGGTTATTAGCTCTAGCGATGAAACTCACGATCGCATCTGCAAATAACGCGACTTATTATCCTGACGTGATGGTAGTTTGCGATCGCACCGATAGTGATCCCTATGTCAAACAGAAACCTTCTCTGATTATCGAAGTTCTATCACCTTCTACAGCCATGCTTGATCGCTGAGAAAAGCTGTTCAACTATCAGAAATTGGAATCTTTGCAAGAATATGTGATGGTTTCTCAAACTGAAATCAATGTAGAGCTTTATCGCCGCGATCCTGAAGGTTGGTTAGTGCAATCCTTGAGCATAGGTGAAAGCCTACAATTGCAATCGATTGATTTAGCGATCGCCCTTGCTGATATTTATGAGGATATCGAAGTATGAAAAAATGAATGCCATTAATTCAAATTAATTGAGCGATCGCAACTGCTCCATTAAGACCCAAAGCCCTTTTTGCTTTTCTTGGACTTGATTGGTTTGAGTGTTCTACCACTATTAGCGATCGCCAATCTCATACTTCGTATTTTCTGATATTCCCTGATTTTTGCCGCCAGAGGATGACTCGTCTCAATTCTAAGATGGGTAAGAGACATGACCAATGCTTTAGATTTTTGATCGTCTTGATCAGAGCTTGAGACTTCAGCATCTTTAGCACTTATGCTACAAAGTATACCCGCCATATCACCAGCATAGAACATTGTATCCATCTCATAGACTGTATCTGGTTCAGCAAGATATACACTTTGTTCTTTGAGTGCCTGAAACCCTATTTCATTGATCCGAACATTAATAGGAAGGCTAGACTTCATATCTAGAAATAGTTGACGCGCAAAAACTGGATCATCAATGGTTGCGGTAGCAAACATTCTCTCTGTTATTTCATCAATATTTTCATTCATATATGCCTCATAGTTTAGTTGTTAACTTTATGCCCAAAACACCAATTTATCCTGAATACCTGACAGGACGGCATATTCACGCACTTTTTTTAACTTTAGTTAGCTCCGTTGACAAAGAATTAGGCGATCGCTTGCATGGTGAGAAAGCGAATAAAGGGTTTAGTTTGAGTCCGATTGTGGTGATGGGTAATGGGGCATCGGTCATTGGTAATGGGTTATTGGTAATGGGTAAGCCAAAGCCAAAAAGAAGATCCCAATCCCCAATTACCAATCCCCAATTACCAATCCCTAATTACCAATCCCTAATCCCCCCTTCAACCCTTTGCTGGTGGCGTATCTCCCTCTTAGATGAAGTTCTCTTTGGCAAACTCACAGGGCTTTGGCTCAATCTCAACCCCGATCGCGCCTTTCATCTCGGTTCCGCCGACCTCTATATCACCAGTATTCTCGGTACACCTCAATCGAGTCAACCTTGGTCAAACTTCGCCACCTATCAACAAATCTATGATCGCGCCTCCGAAACCGAAAGAAACATCACCTTTCACCTCGCCACCCCCACTGCCTTCCGTCAAGGAAAATTTGATTCACCCTTACCCACTCGCGACAATGTGTTTAAAAGCCTATGCGATCGCTGGAACACCTATAGCGAAATCCCAATCACTTCCGAAATCATCGAATATATATATCCCAGCCGTTTTGATATCAAAACGGAAGTAGTCAAGAACTATGACACCCATAGTTTTATCGGCTGTGTCGGTGAAATTGGCTATCGAATTCTCGGTGATGCGTCGCCAGAGATAATCAAACAAATTAACGCTCTAGCAGATTTTGCAATGTTCGCAGGAATTGGGAGGAAGACAACGATGGGGATGGGGATGAGTAGGAGGGTGATGGGTAATGGGTAATGGGTGATTGGTGATTGGTATGGGTAGACCTGATTTTGAGGATTTGGAGATTTATCGGTTGGCGGAGAGTTTGGCTAATGAGGTATGGGATATGGTGAGTTTGTGGGATCAGTTTGCTAAAGATACTGTGGGCAAACAAATTGTGCGATCGGCAGATAGTGTCTGCGCGAATATTGCCGAAGGGAGAGGACGAGGAAGTTTAAAAGATAATCAAAGATTTATCAGAATTGCAAGAGGTTCCCTCTACGAAACAACCAGTTGGCTCAGACTCGCCTATCGCCGCAAATTACCAATCCCCAATCCCCATTATGGAACCAATTGCAATCGCCTCTCTCAATCAATATGCCTACTGCCATCATCGTTGCTGGCGAATGTTTTGTGCAGGAGAATTCGTCGAGAATCATTACACCATTGAAGGAACTGATCTCCATCAACGGGTGCATACAGTGGGCGAAAATCAACGGGAGGAGACTTGGCAAATTAGGGCAATCTGGCTGAAGTCGGAACAATATGGCTTGATTGGCAAATCGGATTTGATTGAAGAAGTTGATGGTAATCTCTATCCTGTGGAATATAAGCGCGGAGAAAAAGGAGAATGGGATAACGATGTGATGCAGGTTGTAGCACAGGCTCTCTGTTTAGAAGAGATGACAGGAAAATCAGTTGCTAAGGGCTATGTCTACTATGCTCAAACGCACCAAAGACAAGAGATTGAGATTACTGCTGAGTTACGAAAAGAGGCGATCGCCGCCATTTCAGAAATCTCGCAAATGATGGAAACTGGCAAGATGCCTCCTGCTATCTATGGCAATCGTTGCAAAGGTTGTAGCTTGTTTAAGCAATGCGTACCACAAGCAATGGAGAAAGTTATGAAATATCGAGAAGGCTGATTGGTAATGGGTGATTGGTGATTGGTGATGGGTAATTGAACAATCGCCAATCACTGACTAAATTCATGCAATCGCTTATCTCCCTGAACCTACTTTAACTAAGAAAACAAAATCAACCAATCCCCAATTACCAATTACCAATTACCAATTACCAATCACCAAAAAACTATGGGAACTCTCTACATAACTCACGATGATTCATTTATTGGCAAGACTGATGAACGCTTGACAGTTAAGGCGGATAAGAAACAGTTGATTGATGTGCCATTGCTGAAGGTGGAAGGCGTGGTGATCTTAGGTCGTGCCACGATCTCACCTGCGGCAGTGATGGAACTGTTGGAACGGAAAATTCCGATGTCCTTTATGACGGGTACAGGGCGCTTTCTGGGTCGATTGGAACCTGAACTTACAAAAAATATTTTCGTAAGGCGATCGCAATGGGATGCGGCTGGAGAAACACCGAAAGCAATTCATATTGTGCAAGCCTTTGTGCGTGGGAAATTGAAAAATTATCGCAATTCACTCATGCGACATCTACGGGACTATCCTGATAATGACTTACACAAAGCGATCGCTGATCTCGAACAGGCGATCGCGTCGATTAGCCTCCATCAAGAAATTGCCAGTCTGCGGGGTGTAGAGGGTCATGGCAGTGCAGTTTATTGGCAAGCCTTTCCCAAGTTAATTCGTGCCGATGGCTTTAGCTTCACCAATCGTAATCGCCGCCCACCTGTTGATCCTGTAAATGCGATGTTGAGCTTTGGCTATTCACTTTTGCGTCATGATATTCAAGGAGCTTTAAATATTGTGGGTTTCGATCCCTATCTTGGCTATCTGCACACTGAGCGCTACGGTCGCCCCAGTCTTGCCCTCGACCTAATGGAAGAGTTTCGCCCTTTGATTGTCGATGCCATAGTTTTGTCAGCGATGAATCGTAAAGCGATCTCGTCTAAGGACTTTATTTCCGAGCCACTGAGCAAGGCAATCTCTCTGTCGAATGAGTCCAGAAAAGTATTTTTGACGCTTTACGAGCAGAAGAAGCAATCAAAATTTAAACATCCAGTCATGGGTCGTCAATGCACTTACCAAGAAGCTTTTGAGCTTCAAGCAAGGTTGCTAGCTAAGTATTTGATGGATGAGATCGATAAGTATCCGCCGTTGGTTTTGAAGTGAGTTATGTTCATAGTCATTTCTTACGATATCCCCGAAGATAAACGCCGTACCAAAATCCATAAGATTCTCAAGTCTTATGGTCAATGGATGCAGTTTAGTGTGTTTGAGTGTGAGCTTACGGATGCTCAATATGCAAAGTTGCGATCGCGTTTGAGTAAGTTGATTAAGCCGAATGAGGATAGTATTCGTTTTTATTCGCTATGTGCTTGCTGTCAACCTAAAATAGAGCGTATTGGTGGTGAACAACCTCTAGATACGACTGTCTTCTTTGCTTAGTTTTTGATTGAAAATGGTTCATGCTTTGCGCGAGTGTTTGGGTGTGTTTTGGGTTAGTATGCAATTAGTTGCTTTATGGTTGTTGTCTGGTATGGATTTAGATGCGATCGTAAGAATTATTTGGTTCGCGCAAGTCCTGAGTGATTTGCTATATTTAGGTTTTCAATGCTTGCTACAAGATCTAATTTCACTCCAAGCTGTCCTGATCTGTTACAATTGGTTTCATTCGCGGAAATGTACCTTGAAAATCAAATATAATGCACCTTATGAGATTGGGCTGATTCAAAGCCTCTAAAACCCTTTTAGGGATTGAAACATTGTATTTCTATCTCCGAATGCGCGACGGGCATAGATTCAAAGCCTCTAAAACCCTTTTAGGGATTGAAACAAGGTATGTGGGTTGCCCTTCTGAAGCTCAGAGAGATTCAAAGCCTCTAAAACCCTTTTAGGGATTGAAACATTAAATCGTTGCAAAATCTTTTTAACGCAATCGCTGATTCAAAGCCTCTAAAACCCTTTTAGGGATTGAAACTTGATTGTTGCAGTCATTACTTTGTTTCCCTCGAGGATTCAAAGCCTCTAAAACCCTTTTAGGGATTGAAACACACTCCTGCAATAGTTGCGTAAATTGCAATATATTTTGATGATTCAAAGCCTCTAAAACCCTTTTAGGGATTGAAACGAGTAGTTTCTAATCCTGAGCGCAAAATGTTCACTGATTCAAAGCCTCTAAAACCCTTTTAGGGATTGAAACTCAACTAGGGGCATTGCAATATATTTTGATCCTTGGATTCAAAGCCTCTAAAACCCTTTTAGGGATTGAAACTTCTTCTTGGTTACTGGTTGGACGGGCGATCGCGCTACTTTGATTCAAAGCCTCTAAAACCCTTTTAGGGATTGAAACGTATTCCACGTAGTTCTTGAATACATACTCGAACATTAGATTCAAAGCCTCTAAAACCCTTTTAGGGATTGAAACAATTAATCAGTTTTGAAACCAAGGGGAAAAGAAAGATTCAAAGCCTCTAAAACCCTTTTAGGGATTGAAACTTAGAAAGTACAGGGCTAGAACCACACGAGTACGGATTCAAAGCCTCTAAAACCCTTTTAGGGATTGAAACATGGCTGTGTTTGAATTACAGGAAACTGGGGTGAAGGATTCAAAGCCTCTAAAACCCTTTTAGGGATTGAAACGATGCTAAGCCCATGCTTAGCATCAAATCGGTTACGATTCAAAGCCTCTAAAACCCTTTTAGGGATTGAAACTCGCGTTTTTGGGAGCCAAAGAGCGCGAAAAGAGGCAGATTCAAAGCCTCTAAAACCCTTTTAGGGATTGAAACTTGGGGACTGCCCTTGAAAGCGATCCGCCTGAAGATTCAAAGCCTCTAAAACCCTTTTAGGGATTGAAACATTTGCTTTAATCATGACAGTATTTGCCATTTCATGATTCAAAGCCTCTAAAACCCTTTTAGGGATTGAAACAGATACAGGTTAAGCGAATAAACAAATCGCCTAACCCGAGATTCAAAGCCTCTAAAACCCTTTTAGGGATTGAAACGACATTCAACTTAACCAGAAAAACTAGATAACAAGGCGATTCAAAGCCTCTAAAACCCTTTTAGGGATTGAAACTTCACGGTGTTTGTCTCCTTGAGTAATTAACTTGTGATTCAAAGCCTCTAAAACCCTTTTAGGGATTGAAACATCGTTCCAATCTAAATTGATGGATGACTTGGCATGATTCAAAGCCTCTAAAACCCTTTTAGGGATTGAAACCCTGCAATCTTCCGTAGTGTCGAACAAGGTAGTGGCTATAGATTCAAAGCCTCTAAAACCCTTTTAGGGATTGAAACCGACTTCCTTGTTATCGTTCCAATCTAAATTGATGATTCAAAGCCTCTAAAACCCTTTTAGGGATTGAAACACAAAGGGTATGGGTACTTTTTTCTAGGGGATATTTTAGATTCAAAGCCTCTAAAACCCTTTTAGGGATTGAAACTCTGCTCCTTCAAAAAGTACTAATACTTTTTGCTTTGGATTCAAAGCCTCTAAAACCCTTTTAGGGATTGAAACTTGCAGATCCCCACAGTGTCACCAATGTCGATCGCCGATTCAAAGCCTCTAAAACCCTTTTAGGGATTGAAACCTGCGATCCTAAGAATTATTCAAAATGCCGATTACTGATTCAAAGCCTCTAAAACCCTTTTAGGGATTGAAACTTGGATGACCCCAATCACCTTTACATTGATCGAGGAAGATTCAAAGCCTCTAAAACCCTTTTAGGGATTGAAACAAGTCCCTCTACCAATTACGGCGGAGGGACTTTGATTCAAAGCCTCTAAAACCCTTTTAGGGATTGAAACAGCCCTAGCCGCCTCTTTTACACCCGAATAATCTGATTCAAAGCCTCTAAAACCCTTTTAGGGATTGAAACTTTACTAAGCACAAATCAAAGAAATCGCCTTGCAAAAGGATTCAAAGCCTCTAAAACCCTTTTAGGGATTGAAACGGAACCCATGCCCCCTCAGTGACTAAGTAGCCAAAGATTCAAAGCCTCTAAAACCCTTTTAGGGATTGAAACGCCGAACTGCTTGACGCTTCAAGCAAAGAAAGATGATTCAAAGCCTCTAAAACCCTTTTAGGGATTGAAACCCATGATTTGATCTTTTTGCATAACTAACTACGAAGGATTCAAAGCCTCTAAAACCCTTTTAGGGATTGAAACGTGGTATTAGCTGCTCTCTGCAAACTAACACTGCTGATTCAAAGCCTCTAAAACCCTTTTAGGGATTGAAACCGGCAATTTGCAGATCGCGATCACATACAGCTTTCTGATTCAAAGCCTCTAAAACCCTTTTAGGGATTGAAACCTAGACCTACAGGAACGCCGCCCTGTAGGTAGACCGATTCAAAGCCTCTAAAACCCTTTTAGGGATTGAAACAATGGCAATCCAGTGACTTATCAGGGTATAGAAATGATTCAAAGCCTCTAAAACCCTTTTAGGGATTGAAACGTCGCTAAAATCTCAATCACTTCTGTAACCAGAAGATTCAAAGCCTCTAAAACCCTTTTAGGGATTGAAACCCGGCTAAGGGCGGTACGGT includes:
- the cas3 gene encoding CRISPR-associated helicase Cas3', translating into MSKRSFDFGRVFFPKNGHKIPQEILFQPLGNHVSNVRKLVHYWNLEDFPTANPLESQKRVSLAAHLHDIGKPQKFKLTLKLDSKKQPEFSYSFRGHRFLAESPNQPWVEMLAKGHHDFSVGDICRDTYILKNLAAKLSKEHPNLEIAERYKDILTLDSFAYARELFILEMCDQIEAEIACRFFEDKEQAESRAFMDFNITEEDSEKGTYYIDPWIFKQDEFELTLAHWVMPTPESLKKALEAVNDKTQDSQLTDQLNQAVKEWWQSQSTQVKSLINHVKIRRLPKDNLEKSDPLKLYQVLGKEPFSPNKMQKDLAEALDPINNPNPAIILKAPTSSGKTEAILFPALANDYRLFLVLPTRSLLEDQKERIESYLIRVSNLTENKDREISLVVDTGAQMDRWLFTNGAISKPKVNSRRHLYKGNVILTTLDKFLYRYFSFGDKQKSFVFPHRIHHSNHGKTLICFDESHSYDEVAFTNFSSLVKSLYEAGRSLVLMTATMPEELSKQLDYLETFDYINHPELNKYHRERDFEWFSNVSRDKENLEDFQNNFTQIILNEWNAKPNRRILAVVETVKDAVEIYKNLKDILNVVSTDDRFLFLYHGRIADQLRPELYKQIKQRDDLGQPYILVTTSAIEVGCDLNSEVLISEICPPENLIQRAGRCNRKGNIKDAKVILVGDKIQDFANSLDDDSWTNYAETLVNLINFDSKQISECISRSEHIDDYRVVELFSMLHEYVYGADLTCQPIHKKGLIPTRSWTPSVTLEIVTENLNNNMEYMESKKYKTHSISIPVDRLARKNDQVYASISVYERRYNQETSEWNHEHPLTWGEAYRKDITVKISPEGEGAQFDTKEPYPYDPEIGFEHLPKIFTAKWVDGADIKLKYEDDKHKAIIWYTKSMETETYFDKNKSSTSKNKDSPTVEEL
- a CDS encoding Uma2 family endonuclease yields the protein MAKDKMLVRQPDLTYSEYLAYEQDSPTKHEFVNRQVFAMAEEDENHNLIVGNLVGCIHPHLRGTGSRLLALAMKLTIASANNATYYPDVMVVCDRTDSDPYVKQKPSLIIEVLSPSTAMLDR
- the cas6 gene encoding CRISPR-associated endoribonuclease Cas6 translates to MPHSLVVNFMPKTPIYPEYLTGRHIHALFLTLVSSVDKELGDRLHGEKANKGFSLSPIVVMGNGASVIGNGLLVMGKPKPKRRSQSPITNPQLPIPNYQSLIPPSTLCWWRISLLDEVLFGKLTGLWLNLNPDRAFHLGSADLYITSILGTPQSSQPWSNFATYQQIYDRASETERNITFHLATPTAFRQGKFDSPLPTRDNVFKSLCDRWNTYSEIPITSEIIEYIYPSRFDIKTEVVKNYDTHSFIGCVGEIGYRILGDASPEIIKQINALADFAMFAGIGRKTTMGMGMSRRVMGNG
- a CDS encoding four helix bundle protein, which encodes MGRPDFEDLEIYRLAESLANEVWDMVSLWDQFAKDTVGKQIVRSADSVCANIAEGRGRGSLKDNQRFIRIARGSLYETTSWLRLAYRRKLPIPNPHYGTNCNRLSQSICLLPSSLLANVLCRRIRRESLHH
- the cas4 gene encoding CRISPR-associated protein Cas4, whose product is MEPIAIASLNQYAYCHHRCWRMFCAGEFVENHYTIEGTDLHQRVHTVGENQREETWQIRAIWLKSEQYGLIGKSDLIEEVDGNLYPVEYKRGEKGEWDNDVMQVVAQALCLEEMTGKSVAKGYVYYAQTHQRQEIEITAELRKEAIAAISEISQMMETGKMPPAIYGNRCKGCSLFKQCVPQAMEKVMKYREG
- the cas1d gene encoding type I-D CRISPR-associated endonuclease Cas1d, which encodes MGTLYITHDDSFIGKTDERLTVKADKKQLIDVPLLKVEGVVILGRATISPAAVMELLERKIPMSFMTGTGRFLGRLEPELTKNIFVRRSQWDAAGETPKAIHIVQAFVRGKLKNYRNSLMRHLRDYPDNDLHKAIADLEQAIASISLHQEIASLRGVEGHGSAVYWQAFPKLIRADGFSFTNRNRRPPVDPVNAMLSFGYSLLRHDIQGALNIVGFDPYLGYLHTERYGRPSLALDLMEEFRPLIVDAIVLSAMNRKAISSKDFISEPLSKAISLSNESRKVFLTLYEQKKQSKFKHPVMGRQCTYQEAFELQARLLAKYLMDEIDKYPPLVLK
- the cas2 gene encoding CRISPR-associated endonuclease Cas2, producing MFIVISYDIPEDKRRTKIHKILKSYGQWMQFSVFECELTDAQYAKLRSRLSKLIKPNEDSIRFYSLCACCQPKIERIGGEQPLDTTVFFA